One Mycobacteriales bacterium genomic window, GAAAGGCGAGAGGGTGGCGCCGCTGTTGCGCAGCTGAGTCGAGCGGGCCCGCACGGTGAACGGTCGCTCGGGAAAGTCGCGGGCGAAGACGACATCGTGGAAGGCGGGCTCGGGCTGGTTGAACATCGGGAAGCGGTCGGGATGGTCGGCCCACGGGAACCGGCCGCCGTCTACGATGGCCCCACCGAGGGTGGTGCCGTGGCCGCCGACGAACTTGGTCAGCGAGTGGACGACCACGTCGGCTCCGTGCTCGAGGGGCTTGAGCATGAGCGGCGTCGCCACCGTGTTGTCGACGATGAGGGGCACTCCGGCCGCATGGGCCACGGCAGCCACGGCCTCGAGGTCCACGATGTTGCCGGCCGGGTTGCCGATGGTCTCGCAGAAAACGGCACGGGTGTTCTCGTCGATGAGCGGGGCGATCGACTCGGCTCGGTCGTCGACGGCGAAGCGGGCCTCGATGCCCAGCGTGGGCAGTACGTGGGCGAAGTAGGTGAAGGTGGCCCCGTAGAGCTGCGGGGCCACCACGAAGTTCGACCCGGCGCTTGCCACCGTGAGGATCGCGTAGCTGACCGCGGCCATGCCTGATGCCACCACCAGGGCCGCCGTCCCCCCTTCGAGGGCGCAGATGCGCTGCTCGAGGACGTCCAAGGTCGGGTTATTGAGCCGGTTGTAGTGGAAGCCGGGCGTCTCCATGTCGAGCACGGCACCGGCGTGGGCGGCGTCGATGAAGTCGTGGGCCACTGTCTGGTAGATGGGCACGGCCACGGCCCGCGTCCCGTCGGGTGTGTAGC contains:
- a CDS encoding O-acetylhomoserine aminocarboxypropyltransferase/cysteine synthase family protein; protein product: MHDETIAIHGGYTPDGTRAVAVPIYQTVAHDFIDAAHAGAVLDMETPGFHYNRLNNPTLDVLEQRICALEGGTAALVVASGMAAVSYAILTVASAGSNFVVAPQLYGATFTYFAHVLPTLGIEARFAVDDRAESIAPLIDENTRAVFCETIGNPAGNIVDLEAVAAVAHAAGVPLIVDNTVATPLMLKPLEHGADVVVHSLTKFVGGHGTTLGGAIVDGGRFPWADHPDRFPMFNQPEPAFHDVVFARDFPERPFTVRARSTQLRNSGATLSPFNAFMLMQGLETMALRLERHEANARAVADYLAADPRVAWVSFAGFPDHPYHHLVERYLHGRVPSIITFGVTGGYDAGLAFFDALQLVKRLLNLGDAKTLAIHPASTTHRQLSDEELVKAGIRPETIRLSIGIEHIDDIIDDIDQALAKATVGHID